GTGTCGCGCGCCGCATCGACGACGCGCCCGCCATTGCGCATGGCGGCGATGGCGGCCGCATCCAGTTGGCCTACCCAGTGCTCCTCGCCCAGCTCGCGCCGGTCCTGCGCGTCCGAGCCGAAGTAGGACAGGTTCCGCTCCTCCAGCGAGAGGAGGAAGATGGCGCCGTCCTGCTCGCCCGTGCGCGGGTGCCTCAGCGCGCCGAAGTGCGTGCGATTCGACAGCCCCTTGCCGAGCGCGTGCTTCACTGCCTCGATTCCCTCGAAGGAGGTGCCCTCGGCGTCGGTGAAGCGCTCACCCTCGGCGCTCTCCAGCAGCACCACGGTCCAGTGAGGCGCATTCGCCGCCAGCCACGTCTCCAGCTCACGAAGCCGAGCGTCCGCCACGCCAATGTCGCCCTTGACGTAGAGGTGCTGCGACTCGGACCACAGCTTCACGACGCCCACCGCGCTGCGCACGCGCTGGGGGCGACTGCCAGCCTGGGCCGGGACGGAGAGCAAGCCGGTGCCAAGGACCAGCAGGACGGTCGCAACGACCGGGAGGGAGTGCTTCATTTCTGTCGGAGGGCTCCTGTCGGAAAAGGCGCCAGAGCCTAGCGGAATCCCTCGGTCGATTCTCCAGGCGCGAAGTTCGCGTGCTCCCTGAAGACGTCGACACCCTGGCTGGGTCATGCTCCACGGCAAGGTGCCCCATGAAGCCTTCGCGCATCACGCTCTCCCCACCTTCGCATTCACGGTTGCTCCTGCTGGGGGGCCTGCTCCTGCTCAGCCCCGCCTGTGCGCGGCGGGTGGAGGCCCCAACGCCGGGGCAGCGCTGCTGCATCGACGTCAACAGCTGCCTCACGCTGCTAGGAGACTCGAAGGGTCACGTCCACGACGAGGATGCCCGCTCCCTGCCGCTCAACCGCCTTGACCCGTTGAAACGATGCGCTGCGCGGGAGTTGGACACAGGGGGCTCCGAGGCGCACGCCGGCCTCGTGCCCCTCCTGTTCCATCCCGCGCCCCAGGTCCGCTCGGGTGCCGCGCTGGCGCTGTCTTCGGCGAACTTCGCCTTCTCGGCGCAGACGCCTGACGCCATCCCCGCGCTGCTCCACGCCCATGAGAAGGGCCCCCCCGAGCTACCCCTCGCCGCGCTCGTGCGCTTCGATGATGCCCGTGCGGGGTCCGCCTTGCGCCGCTACCTCCAGGAGGGCCCCACCCACATCCTTCCCTGCGTAGGGCCCACGCTCGCCCCGTTGGTGGTGGAGGCCCTCGAGGCTCCGGACATCACCCCGCCGGTGCTCGCACGTGGCGCGGACCTGCTGTGCAATTTGACCCGGAAGCTCACCCCACGCGTCCGGGCAATCCTGCGGCGTGAGCTGGCGCGGCCCACGCTGTGGCGCTCCGCGGACCCCTCTTGCCAGCAGCCCCTGCCCAGGACTTGTCAGGTCGTCGAGGATGCCTGCATGCCCTACGCGGGCTCCATCGCGCATGCACTCTCCGGCGGTGCCCGGAAGGAGGTCTACCCTGAGTTCATGGAGGCACTCACACGTGACGACGAGCGACTGACTCCGCTCATCCTCCACTACCTGGCCGACACGCCGAGCCCCGAGCTCGACGCCTGGCGCGCCCGGCTGCTCGAGTCTCCGATACCCGATTGCCGTCAGCACGCCCTCAGGCGCATCGACACCCCACCGCCACAGGCCAGGGAGGTCCTCCAGGCCCTGCTCGAACGAGGGGCACCGTGGGAGCGGGAGGGTGCCGCCTCGCTCCTCGCGCGCTTTGGAGACGACAGGGCCATTGGGGCTCTGCTCCGGGCGCTCGATGACCCGCATGCGGGAGTCCAGGCCGCGGCGGCCCGGGCGCTCGGAAGCCTGAAGCAGAAGGCCTCCGCGGCGCTCCCCAGGCTCGAGGAGCTGGCGGGAACCCACGCCTCCCCTCACGTCCGGCTCGGCGCGGCTGTCGCCCGCCTCAAGATGACCGGACAGTGGAAGCCCCCGAGAGCGTACCCCTGTCCCGAGCTCACCAAGCTCGACGGTGAACCCGGGCAATGGGAGCTGCGCCTGCGCACGGGCCAGGTGCGTCTTCACAGCTTCCAGCGGCCGTCAGAGTCCCCTCACGCCTCGGGCCCTTGTGCTGGCATCTCCACCGACTCGTTCCGCAACGGCTTCATTCCGATGAACCAGGCGTGCCTCGTCCTGAATCCTGGAGCCAAGGACGGCCACGCCGAGACCTGGGTGTCTGAAAAGGGGCGCCGCATCAGCCTCGACCGCTGGTGGGGCGTACCGACTCCCAAATACTCACTGGAGTTCCACGGGAAGCGGCTGGTGTTCCATGGCTTGAGTCACAATGGCGTCTACCTTGGAGACGTGAGCGAGGTCGCCCGGACGCAGCAGGGCGGATGGATGATGAGACCGTTTGCCCCACTTCCCGGGCACCCCAGCGCCCATGCCCTGGAGTCCCGGGGTGACCTCGTGGTCATGACCCGCGATGGAAACCCTTGGGAGTTGGGCCTGAGCCACGAAGACTTCGTGCCCATGGAAGCCTGGCCCTGGTCGTACTCGGAGGCGTTCGGCGCAGCGTGTAACCCGGTGGTCCGTATCACCCGTGACGGGCAGGTCTTCGACGTCGAATGAGCATTGTCGCTCACGGCCGGGCCGGTCCTCTTTTCCCAGCAGCTCCAGGGTCTTCTGTTTCCAGTCCCACATCAGGCAGCCGAAGTTCGCGAAGTCCCAGAGCACGTCCACGGGCGCCCGGTGAGGCAGTGAGTCCACGAGCGCGACCGCCTCCTCCAGCGGGGGAGCCTTGGAGAGCAGCCACCGGTGCCAGTGAGCCCGAAGCTGGAACCGTCCCTCGGCGGAGAGCGCGAGCTCCGAGCCACGGTTGCTCGCCAGGTACCGGCGGCGGAGCTCGTTGGCGATGACCCGCGTGAAGTCTGCGTCCGGAGCGTGCTCCCGGGGCATGCAGGACACGGTGAAGTCGTATTCGCCGCAGAAGATCTGCACGGAGCTGCGCAGCGCCTGGACCTCGGGCTCCCGATGCTCGAAGCGGAAGTTGTCGCCCCACATCAAGGGCCCGGGCATCTCGAGGAACGCGTGATCGCCGTCCAGTACGTCTCTCGCGGAGAGTACGCGCAGCCTGTCCATGGACGGAGGATATGCCAGGCTCGCGCCCCTGCCACGCACCTGATGGGAGCGCGGAGGCCAAACCCGCGATGCTCCCGCGCGCCCTCCTCTCGTGGTAGTGGGGCAGGCCACGCTCGGCGAGCGGCTGGGCGCTCCGACGCGATGTGGCTGCAAGACGCCGCGACCTGGACGTGCGCTGATGAGCTGGGAGTTTGTGCTGAAGGTCGGTACGGACTGGCGAGGTCCGCGCGCGCAGCAGATCGCCCGCGCCATCGCCGAGGAGATCCAGCGTGGGCGCCTGGCACCAGGAGACCGGCTCCCCTCCACGCGCAAGCTGGCGGCGCAGCTGGGCGTCCAGCGCAAGACGGTGGTCGCTGCGTTCTTCGAGTTGACGCGGGAGGGCTGGATCACCACCGAGCGAGCGAAGGGGACCTACGTCTCGCTCGAGCTGCCGATGTTCCCCGAGTCCTCGGGGAAGGCGATGGCGAGGGCCGCAGGCTTCCGGTTGCCACGGCTCGAGCTGCCCGAGCCCGCGGCGTCTCGACGCGCGGAGCTGCTGCTGTTGGGCGGAATCCCGGAGCTCTCGTTCATCCCCCGCGCTGCGTTGTCGCGCGCGTACCGCCACGCTCTCGACGGCCGCGGCGCACGAAGGCTGCTCGACTATGGGGACCCGCGCGGCGAACCGCGGCTCCGCGAGGCAGTGGTCGAGATGTTGACGCGCAGCAGGGGCGTGCGCGCGACGCTCGACACCATCAACATCGTCCGCGGCACCCAGCAGGGGCTGTACCTCGCAGCGCGAACCCTGCTCGCGCCAGGAGACTGCGTCGCGGTCGAGGCGTACAGCCACCCGGCCTTCCGAGGCGTGTTCCAGCTCGTCGGCGTGGAGGTGGTGCCCATTCCGGTGGACCGTGAAGGCCTGGACGTCACCGCGCTCGAGGCGGTCTGCGCCACCCGGAAGGTGAACGCCGTCTACCTCACGCCGCACCACCAGCTCCCCACCACGGTGACCTTGAGCGCGCCCCGGCGCCTGAGGCTGCTGGAGCTGGCACGCCAGCGAGGCCTGCTCATCCTCGAGGACGACTACGACCACGAGTTCCAGTACGAGGGTTCGCCCGTGTTGCCGCTGGCGCACGCGGATCGCTTCGGCGTGGTCGTCTACTTCGGCACGCTGTCGAAGATTCTCGCTCCTGGCCTCCGGTTGGGCTTCGTGGCGTCCACCCCCGAGGTCGCTGAGCGCATCGCGAGCTATCGCGCGTACGTCGACCAGCAGGGGGACCATATCGTGGAGCGCGCGGTGGCGGAGCTCATCGAGGACGGAGAACTCGAGCGACACGTCCGCCGAGCGCGGCGCCTCTATCGCTCACGCCGGGACGCGCTCGCGGAAGCGCTGACGCGCCACGTCCCCGACCTCGTCTTCACGGCGCCGAATGGCGGACTGGCAATCTGGGCACAGGCGCCGGGCGCGGACGTCGACGCCTGGGCCCAGCACGCGCTGGCCGCCGGCGTGTCGTTCCAGGCGGCCAGCCACTTCTTGCTCGGAGCCGCACCCCGCGACTTCGCTCGCCTCGGTTTCGCCGCGTGCGATGAGGCTCAGCTCGTCGAGGCGGCGCGCCGTCTCGGCAAGGCGTACGCGGAGGCCACGGGCCGCGCAGCGCTCCCGCCCCATCGGCGCTGACGGCGTCGCCGCGCTGCTCCCGCCCGACTGGACCCCTTCGTTTTCCGGAACTGGACCCATATGCAAAAGCCCTCTCGGCATTTTTTCCCGCGAACCCCAACGGGAGAAACCGATGACGAGACGATTGCTGATTGGCGGATGGGTCCTGGCGCTTGCGAGCTGTGGTGATCCGTCGACCCACGACCTCCAGACGCTGCAGGAGACCCAGGAGGTCTCCAGTTCCGCGCCGCTGCTCGTTCAGCCCGGGAGCGCCCAGCAGCTGCTCGCGGTGACGAGCGACGATTACGTGCTCTACCAGGAGGGCACCGAGGTCTTCGCCTCGGCCCTCATTTCAGGAGCGCAGCGGCAGCGCGTGGCCTCCGTCCCGGCGGGAAACCTCGCCTTCGTCTACGCCTCCGGCAAGGTGGCGTTCGTCTGGACGAATCCCGACCGTACGAAGCCCGGGTTTGGCGTGAGCCCGCTGTGGGTCTGGAGCGCGGAGTCCGGCGCGAACTTCGCTTCGGACGGTTCGCCAATCGGAACCTTCTCTACCGCGGCGAGCCCCGACGGGCGTTCGGTCCTGTACCCCACGCGCGGCAGCGCGGATGGAACCTCAGGAGACCTCGAGCTGGCGTCGGCCGATCTCTCGTGGCGCACGACGATGGCCGCCGGCATCCCGATGGGGTTCCCCTTCGGCTTCTGCCGTCCGTGGGCGAGCTTCGTGGGCAGCGGCAACTCCGCGCACCCGGTCGCGCTGTACTGCCGGCCCGGAGAGAGCACCGCGACGCTGTCCAGTTGGAGAGGGAGCACGAAGGCCGACCTGCTCAGCGGCGTGGCGACGCCGCCCTTCTTCACCGCGGACGAGAGCGGAACCACCTTCTTCACCACGCTCGCGTCTCCGTCCACGGCCGTCGTGGTCTCCGAGCATCGAGCGCCCATCGTCGTCGACCAGAATGTCACTCGCACGGGCTTCATCACCGAGGACGGGGTCGTGTATGTCGGCCTCGTCGGCACCCGGCCGGCGCTGAAGCGGTTCGACCCGGCCACCGGCGAGCGGACCACGCTGGTCGAGAACATCCGCGGCTTCCTGACGACGCTCGCCGGATCGGACCTCATCACCAGGCCCTGGGGCTCGCCAGATCGCAAGAAGCTCGCTTATTTCACCCAGGCGTCGAGCTTTGGCCTCGATCAGAACCAGGTCGACGTGCGCGGTAGGCGCCAGGCTGTCGTGATCGACGCCGAGCCTCGCAACTGGAGCGGCGTTCCCAGCTTCACCGCCGACTCGAGGCATTTCCTGTTCGCGCGCTCGACCGACGCGGCGAACGGGCTGGGTGCCCTCTTCGCTCAGTTCGGCACGACCTCGCGGCAGTACAGCGATGAAAAGGCGTGGAACTACCTGCCGGCCACGGGGAGCAAGGTCTCGTACCTCGACAACTTCGACCTCGGCACGTTCACGGGCGACCTGAGGGTCGTGGACCTCTCCAGGAAGATCTTGGAGCCGCGGCGCATCGCCACCGGCGTCGACGCCAACTTCCTGGCGAGCCCTGACGGCCGCCTGCTCATCTACACCCGCAACGCGCCCGGGGTGACCGCCGGGGTCTACGTGGCGCGCGCCGAACCCTAGCGCGTCCGGACGAGGCGCGGAGCTGTCCATCGCCGCGCCGCGTGGAAAGCAAGAGCCCGTGGCACCTTGCGGCGCCACGGGCTCTTTGCTGCTTGGAGGCGGCGGGAATCGAACCCGCTCCGGGCGGTGCGAAACTCCCAGCAGGATCGCGCCCTTACCTCGCTACCGCTCGGAGCGACCCGGATTCGATATCCCGCCGCATGACCTGTTGTCCCGCCATGTTCCACCCCATGCCGCAGCTTCATGCGACATACGTGCAACATGGCGGGACTGGAGTTGAGCCTCCTCGAAGGCAGCGTGGCTAGTTCGTGCTGATCTCGTCCTGGGACACCTGGAGGCCACGGGGGCGCCGCATGCCCAGCTCGACCATCACCTCGCGGGCGCGCTTGGCCATCTCGTGCAGCTCCGACACCGCTTCCTTCCGACCGTAGGCGTCTCCCTCTCCGAGCCAGCGGCGCAGGTCCGCCGCCAGTTCCCTCGCTGTCTGGTAGCGGGCTTCCGGACGGGGCTGGAGGAGCTTGCGCAGTGCCAGGCCCAGTCCCTGCGGAAGCGGTTCCGTCAACGCCTCCAGGTCCGCTTGCGAGTAGGTCGCCGCGCGCCAGATCGCGTCCTCCACGCCAACAGGGCTTCCAGCGAGCCGCGCCCGCCTGACGGCACGCCGGACCCGCACGCGCTGCCTGACCGAAAGTGAGCCCTTCACCTCTTCGGTCAAGGCGTCCGGGGCATCCAGGAGGTTCTTCCCCGTCGCGAGTTCAAGCAGGACATTGCCAAGCGCGAAGAGGTCCGAGCGCGCATCCACGCGGCCCGTCAGGAGCATTTCCGGGGAGGAGTAGAACGCATCCCCTTGCGGCTGGCGCACCGTGGACGAAACGCGGCCGGGCAGGTCCGAAAGGGCGAGCCCGAAGTCGGAGACCTGCACGTCGCCGTTCCAATCGACGAAGATGTGCTCAACGTCGAGCGCCCGGTGAACGATGTTGAGGGAGCGCCCCTGTTCGTCCTTCGCCTCATGGGCATGCTCCAAGGCCTCGGCGACGCGCGCCCCGACATGGAGGGTGAAGAGGGGAGAGAACCGGCGACCGCACTCCCCCGAGAGCGTCAACAGGGTGTTGATGCTGTGCCCCGACGGATGCTCGGTGATGACGTACCAGCACCCCTCTGCCTTGTGCAGTCCATGGACACGGAGGATGCCCGGATGGTCGAGGTACGTCGCGAGGCGCACCTGCTCTTCCAGCTTCGCCCGCGCCCGCTTGATGCGGGGCACCTCCATCAACTTCGGAACGCCCACCGCCTTGAGCAGCACCTTGCCCCGGATGTTGCCCTCAGAAGTTCGGCGTCGGGCCAGTAGGAGACTCAACCCGTGGTGGACCTCTCCCAGGTCTTCGCGGAATTCGTACTGGAAGCCGTCCCGCGTGAAGAGAATAGCCCCGCGTGGAAGCCTGAACTCACTTTCCGACATGCTCTTTCCTCCTCTTCGCGCAGGCATCCGAAGGCCGACGCGTCGTGGACGACGTTACCTGTGGAATGGGCCATCGTGGAACGACCCTGGGAGGTCATGTCGAGTTTGAGGAGGAGGGGGCGAAATCAAGCACCTACCCATCACGTCGCCCCGGGGCTGCTCAGGGCCAGCGATTCACCACTGTCCCTGAGCCCCGATTGACCGCCTTCACTCTTCCGTCCTTGAACGCCACGGCAGTCCCCTCATGCACGAAGCAAATGGGTTGCTCGTCCTGCCCCGGGAGCTTCACGCGGTCGTACCGGATGACGAGTGCCGGCCCATCCGCACGCCCCATCTTGTCGGAGAGGTAGTAGGCCTTGCCGTAGAAGCGCGTCCCACGAGGGGCGACTGCGGCCTGCCGGTCATCGTTGACGCCTTTGGGGACCACCCCCACCACCTCCGCACCAGCGGTGAACCACACCTCTTCAAAGCCCGCTTGGCGGTCGTCGAGTTGCAGACTGAATCTGTCTCCGTCCCTCCAGTGAAGCTGCTCCCGCATGGCCTCTTCCGCCCCAGCCGGGCAGGTGAAGGATTCGGGCCGGATCTGGGCGCCTGGACAACCCGCCGCCAGCGCCGCGACGAGCGACAGCGACGCGCACTCGACGGCGGCAACGGACTTCTTCGGCATTCGGGGCGCACGTCTTGGGGGCGAGGCTTCGGGTGCTGGGGTCTTCAAAGCAGATCCTTCCTTCGGGGCAGCGGCAATGAGTGGCCCCGGGACTGTCACGGACGAAGGGCCAGCA
This is a stretch of genomic DNA from Pyxidicoccus trucidator. It encodes these proteins:
- a CDS encoding PLP-dependent aminotransferase family protein, producing MSWEFVLKVGTDWRGPRAQQIARAIAEEIQRGRLAPGDRLPSTRKLAAQLGVQRKTVVAAFFELTREGWITTERAKGTYVSLELPMFPESSGKAMARAAGFRLPRLELPEPAASRRAELLLLGGIPELSFIPRAALSRAYRHALDGRGARRLLDYGDPRGEPRLREAVVEMLTRSRGVRATLDTINIVRGTQQGLYLAARTLLAPGDCVAVEAYSHPAFRGVFQLVGVEVVPIPVDREGLDVTALEAVCATRKVNAVYLTPHHQLPTTVTLSAPRRLRLLELARQRGLLILEDDYDHEFQYEGSPVLPLAHADRFGVVVYFGTLSKILAPGLRLGFVASTPEVAERIASYRAYVDQQGDHIVERAVAELIEDGELERHVRRARRLYRSRRDALAEALTRHVPDLVFTAPNGGLAIWAQAPGADVDAWAQHALAAGVSFQAASHFLLGAAPRDFARLGFAACDEAQLVEAARRLGKAYAEATGRAALPPHRR
- a CDS encoding HEAT repeat domain-containing protein; the protein is MPLLFHPAPQVRSGAALALSSANFAFSAQTPDAIPALLHAHEKGPPELPLAALVRFDDARAGSALRRYLQEGPTHILPCVGPTLAPLVVEALEAPDITPPVLARGADLLCNLTRKLTPRVRAILRRELARPTLWRSADPSCQQPLPRTCQVVEDACMPYAGSIAHALSGGARKEVYPEFMEALTRDDERLTPLILHYLADTPSPELDAWRARLLESPIPDCRQHALRRIDTPPPQAREVLQALLERGAPWEREGAASLLARFGDDRAIGALLRALDDPHAGVQAAAARALGSLKQKASAALPRLEELAGTHASPHVRLGAAVARLKMTGQWKPPRAYPCPELTKLDGEPGQWELRLRTGQVRLHSFQRPSESPHASGPCAGISTDSFRNGFIPMNQACLVLNPGAKDGHAETWVSEKGRRISLDRWWGVPTPKYSLEFHGKRLVFHGLSHNGVYLGDVSEVARTQQGGWMMRPFAPLPGHPSAHALESRGDLVVMTRDGNPWELGLSHEDFVPMEAWPWSYSEAFGAACNPVVRITRDGQVFDVE
- a CDS encoding PD40 domain-containing protein, with product MLIGGWVLALASCGDPSTHDLQTLQETQEVSSSAPLLVQPGSAQQLLAVTSDDYVLYQEGTEVFASALISGAQRQRVASVPAGNLAFVYASGKVAFVWTNPDRTKPGFGVSPLWVWSAESGANFASDGSPIGTFSTAASPDGRSVLYPTRGSADGTSGDLELASADLSWRTTMAAGIPMGFPFGFCRPWASFVGSGNSAHPVALYCRPGESTATLSSWRGSTKADLLSGVATPPFFTADESGTTFFTTLASPSTAVVVSEHRAPIVVDQNVTRTGFITEDGVVYVGLVGTRPALKRFDPATGERTTLVENIRGFLTTLAGSDLITRPWGSPDRKKLAYFTQASSFGLDQNQVDVRGRRQAVVIDAEPRNWSGVPSFTADSRHFLFARSTDAANGLGALFAQFGTTSRQYSDEKAWNYLPATGSKVSYLDNFDLGTFTGDLRVVDLSRKILEPRRIATGVDANFLASPDGRLLIYTRNAPGVTAGVYVARAEP
- a CDS encoding serine/threonine protein kinase — encoded protein: MSESEFRLPRGAILFTRDGFQYEFREDLGEVHHGLSLLLARRRTSEGNIRGKVLLKAVGVPKLMEVPRIKRARAKLEEQVRLATYLDHPGILRVHGLHKAEGCWYVITEHPSGHSINTLLTLSGECGRRFSPLFTLHVGARVAEALEHAHEAKDEQGRSLNIVHRALDVEHIFVDWNGDVQVSDFGLALSDLPGRVSSTVRQPQGDAFYSSPEMLLTGRVDARSDLFALGNVLLELATGKNLLDAPDALTEEVKGSLSVRQRVRVRRAVRRARLAGSPVGVEDAIWRAATYSQADLEALTEPLPQGLGLALRKLLQPRPEARYQTARELAADLRRWLGEGDAYGRKEAVSELHEMAKRAREVMVELGMRRPRGLQVSQDEISTN